The Rickettsia endosymbiont of Gonocerus acuteangulatus nucleotide sequence CACAAGTAAACGTTCACGCTCACTTGATAGCATTGTATCGATCGGAATACCGGTGATACGTGAAATAATACTTGCTATATCACTTTCTGAAACGATTTCCTTTAACAATCCTTTACTGTCAGCATTTTCGGATTCCTGAATTTTCTTCATAATCTCAGGAATAATTCCGTATTTTAATTCACTAGCTTTGGCTAAATTAGCATCACGTTCTGCTCGCTCTAAATCGTTTCTTGCTCGGTCTAACTCTTCTTTAAGCTTCTGCTGCCCCTGAATCTTAGATTTTTCTGCCTGCCATTTCGCATTCATGTCATATGATTTAGATTCTAGCTTTGCAAGCTCGGCAGTTAGATTCTCGACTTTCTTTTTAGAATGCTCGTCATTCTCTTTCTTTAAAGCTGCAAGCTCTATCTTTATCTGAATAATACGGCGATCTAGTTCGTCCAGTTCTTCAGGTTTACTTGATAGTTCGATTTTCATACGGCTACAAGCTTCATCGATTAAATCAATCGCTTTATCAGGTAGAAAACAATCCGTAATATAGCGATTTGATAGAGTTGCTGCCGCAACTATCGCACTATCGGAAATCCGTACCGCATGGTGTAGTTCGTATTTTTCCTTAATACCTCTAAGGATTGATATAGTATCCTCTACAGTTGGCTCGCTAACATAGACAGGCTGGAAGCGGCGAGCAAGTGCAGCGTCTTTTTCGATATATTTGCGGTACTCGTCTAAAGTGGTAGCTCCGATACAATGCAGTTCACCACGTGCAAGCATTGGCTTCAGCAAGTTCGATGCATCCATAGCTCCATCAGTTTTACCCGTACCGACCAATAAATGTAATTCATCGATAAATAAAATAATCTCACCACTCGACTCTTTTATTTCACCTAAAACAGCTTTAAGTCTCTCTTCAAACTCACCTCGATATTTAGCACCCGCAATCAATGCTCCCATATCAAGCTCGATAATTCGGCAATTAATAAGAGTTTCCGGCACATCTTTGCTAAATATTCGTTGTGCTAACCCTTCGATTATCGCAGTTTTACCAACCCCAGGCTCACCAATTAACACAGGGTTATTTTTCATACGACGAGATAATACTTGTACTGTTCTTCTGATTTCTTCATCACGTCCGATTATTGGGTCAAGCTTACCACTTTCAGCAAGCTCAGTCACATCTCTGCCGTATTTTTTTAGAGCATCATAGCTATTTTCTGCTGATTCAGTATCAGCTTTTTTACCTTTGCGAAGCTGCAAAATACTAGCTGCTAGTTTTTTGCTATTAACCCCATTATTGGTTAAAATTTTACCAGCTATAGTATTATCAAAACTTAAAGCTTCCAAAATACGCTCGATTGTAACAAAACTATCCCCATTATCTTTAGCAAGGCTATTAGCTTTTTCTAAAACTTTAAGAAACTCAGCAGAAGAATAAATTGTTCCTCCGCCATCAACTTGTACTTTTGGAATTTTATTTAATTCTACCTGTACTTGATCAGCTAAAATATTTAAGTTACCTCCGCTATTATTAATAAGCGTTCTGATAATCCCAGTATCTTCATTAAAAAGACTAGCTAATAAGTGCAAAGGTAATATTTGCTGATGATCATTTTTAGCAGCAATGTGTTGACAGTTTGTTATCGCTGATTTAGCATGTGCAGTAAATTTATCAATATTCATATAAATAATATATTTTAATTAATAAGATTAAAATTTTTTAATAGATATTGTTTATATAATTACTTTAAAATTATAATACAAGGGTATACTCGTTTTATTTGAAAAATTGACGGCGACGTCCTACATCTGCTGAGGTTCTCACGTAGTTTATCTACGCTCTGTTCCTCGTGCTTATAAACTTCTTGCTCTTTTCCAAATAAAACTTCGTCTACTATCTAACTAAACTAAATATTAATATATAAAGCTTTCACTATGTCCTCATTAAAAGAACAATTCGACGCAGATAAATATTTTCTTACAACACAAACAAATGAATTTTTAGCAAATAATAAACAAGCTTCTCTACATACAAACAGAGATGAAGTTAGAGAAGCAGTTGAAAGCGGTAATTTTACTGAAGCATTACAAAAGCTTGAAATTTTACGTGAAGAAAAAACCGGTATAACACTTACTAAAATTGATCCGTTGATAGAAGGTACAACACCGATAATAATTCGTGATGCACGAAATGCTAAAGATCCTTGAGAGCTTGGAACGGAAAGCTTTGAAATGCAATATTTAAATGTCATAAGAGCAGCAATAGATATAGCTGAAATCGAAGGAAAACCGGAAGCACTTAAAACAGAATTAAGAAAACAAGCAGTAGATTTTATTGATAGCTTTCATAAAGATAATGAAAAAAATTCTCAAATGCAGATCTCTCCTAATGTAAAGGATAAGATTAATGACATAGCCATACTGCTAGAAAATAATGGCATTAAAGAAGTGCATAAGAAGCTAAATGTAGCAAAAGATTTTCAGAATTTTAATGATGAACATTGTAATATAGTAACGCTCTCAAATATTAAAGATAAAAATGGTAAAGATCATACTTTTATTGAGGCAGAAGTAGCACTAAAGGGAGTAACTGATGAGCAAAGAGCAGAATATCAGAATAGAGCCGATAAAGATTGGTTCAAGAAAATGCCTAGTTGGGAAAGATAGTTAGTTAATAAATATGCTGAAACAATTAAAGAAGGTGAGCATGTTATCCCTACTCAATTGCGTCAAATAGTAGGAATGAAAAACGCTTTTGAAAAAATTACAGCAATAGCTGAAGAAAATAAACCTATTGAAATAATACATACCTCTAAACATGCAGGAACTCTTGCTTCTATTTCTTGTGATAAAGAATCACAACAAAGAATTACAGATTTAAATACTAAGCAAGCTCAAGAATGGATGGGCGATCGTAAATTGCATGCTAATACTTTAAATAGTGGAGCTGCAAATTTTGTAGTGCCGTGCACCCTGACGCGAAGTTAGTAACTCTTACTAAAAGAGCTATAGATCATGTAGGAGGTCGTTATACTAATACAGCGTTTAATAAATTTAGAAAAATCGCAGGTTTTAATCATTTTGATGGTACAAAAGAACAACTTAACGATTTGGCTAATAATTTACCAAAAGAATCTAACTTCAAAGATATTGCGACCCATTTAAAACCACGTGGTAAATTAG carries:
- the clpB gene encoding ATP-dependent chaperone ClpB, producing MNIDKFTAHAKSAITNCQHIAAKNDHQQILPLHLLASLFNEDTGIIRTLINNSGGNLNILADQVQVELNKIPKVQVDGGGTIYSSAEFLKVLEKANSLAKDNGDSFVTIERILEALSFDNTIAGKILTNNGVNSKKLAASILQLRKGKKADTESAENSYDALKKYGRDVTELAESGKLDPIIGRDEEIRRTVQVLSRRMKNNPVLIGEPGVGKTAIIEGLAQRIFSKDVPETLINCRIIELDMGALIAGAKYRGEFEERLKAVLGEIKESSGEIILFIDELHLLVGTGKTDGAMDASNLLKPMLARGELHCIGATTLDEYRKYIEKDAALARRFQPVYVSEPTVEDTISILRGIKEKYELHHAVRISDSAIVAAATLSNRYITDCFLPDKAIDLIDEACSRMKIELSSKPEELDELDRRIIQIKIELAALKKENDEHSKKKVENLTAELAKLESKSYDMNAKWQAEKSKIQGQQKLKEELDRARNDLERAERDANLAKASELKYGIIPEIMKKIQESENADSKGLLKEIVSESDIASIISRITGIPIDTMLSSERERLLVMEQKLRESVIGQDEAIKGVSDAVRRSRAGIQDVNRPLGSFLFLGPTGVGKTELTKALAGFLFDDRNAILRIDMSEYMEKHTISRLIGAPPGYVGYDQGGVLTEAVRRRPYQVILFDEVEKAHPNIFNIMLQILDEGRLTDSQGITVDFKNTIIVLTSNLGAEILVNQKEGEDTYKVKDKVMEYVKMVFKPEFLNRLDEIILFHRLNQSNIHDIVKIQLEGLKKILSAQNIILEFDEPALNYLALKGYDPSFGARPLKRLIQREIQNNLAKMILAGEVSSGKIVKITAKKEELIIKI